In Macadamia integrifolia cultivar HAES 741 chromosome 1, SCU_Mint_v3, whole genome shotgun sequence, a single window of DNA contains:
- the LOC122089081 gene encoding uncharacterized protein LOC122089081 isoform X1 produces MKTEWGSDEFIPLSVFKNQSYGYLVNDTCVFGAEVFIIGESRSGQNECLCLSRGAGYYYKRIVRLFSKGHHEEPIMKSAYGVPMGKSATYDTTFPSLKIGVPMKSMRDDMPTHYTFKIKSFSQLCTLPKIRSDSKVFYAGGYKWKMSLSLNKNKQQKVHYLSLYLGIEETRSIQPGWEIETVFRLFVFDHIRGRYVMLQETNAKFDEPNTKWRVGEFMSLESFSNPSCGFLVKDSCVFGATVFVCRERCSGKGECLQMITEGVTTEYRWKIENISQIKESCKSEPFGSGYHKWTLHFYPGGCEVGLGNYISLFVRPGNSSLLIQGPYVRYSLTVVDQSNGNGNGISECVTYHFPVKGKGWGYPKFMPLCVFSDPSKGFLVEDTCIISANFTIIGSIEIFREF; encoded by the exons ATGAAAACTGAATGGGGATCTGATGAGTTCATCCCACTCAGTGTGTTCAAGAACCAGTCTTACGGATATCTTGTTAATGATACATGTGTGTTCGGGGCAGAGGTATTTATTATTGGAGAGAGTAGAAGCGGACAAAATGAATGTTTATGTCTTTCAAGGGGAGCTGGATATTATTACAAACG GATCGTCAGATTGTTTAGTAAAGGACACCATGAAG AGCCTATAATGAAATCAGCCTATGGTGTACCTATGGGAAAGTCCGCTACATATGATACTACCTTTCCTTCTTTAAAAATAG GAGTTCCAATGAAATCAATGAGAGATGATATGCCAACGCACTACacatttaaaattaaatcattttcaCAACTTTGCACGCTTCCTAAAATTAGAAGTGACTCCAAGGTTTTCTATGCTGGTGGCTATAAATG GAAgatgtctctctctctgaacaAAAACAAGCAGCAGAAAGTACATTATCTGTCTCTTTACTTGGGCATCGAAGAAACTAGGTCCATCCAGCCTGGTTGGGAGATTGAAACAGTTTTTCGTTTATTTGTATTTGACCATATTCGAGGCCGGTATGTGATGCTTCAAG AAACCAATGCAAAGTTTGACGAACCGAATACCAAATGGCGAGTTGGTGAGTTCATGTCACTGGAAAGCTTTAGTAATCCCTCTTGCGGATTTCTAGTTAAAGATTCCTGCGTCTTTGGAGCTACCGTTTTCGTTTGTCGGGAGAGATGTTCGGGCAAAGGTGAATGCTTGCAGATGATAACAGAAGGGGTTACTACTGAATATAGGTGGAAGATAGAAAACATTTCGCAGATAAAAGAAAGCTGTAAAAGTGAACCATTTGGTTCTGGATATCACAAATG GACTCTCCATTTCTATCCTGGAGGATGTGAAGTAGGTCTGGGAAACtatatttctctttttgtgCGCCCGGGTAATTCAAGCCTTCTTATCCAAGGACCATATGTTCGTTATTCCTTGACAGTGGTTGACCAGTcaaatggcaatggcaatggcatTAGCGAATGTG TTACTTATCACTTTCCAGTCAAAGGAAAGGGTTGGGGTTATCCGAAGTTCATGCCACTTTGTGTGTTTTCTGATCCATCCAAAGGATTCCTTGTGGAAGATACTTGCATCATTTCAGCAAATTTCACAATCATTGGATCAATTGAAATTTTTCGCGAATTTTAG
- the LOC122089081 gene encoding uncharacterized protein LOC122089081 isoform X2, with translation MKTEWGSDEFIPLSVFKNQSYGYLVNDTCVFGAEVFIIGESRSGQNECLCLSRGAGYYYKRLFSKGHHEEPIMKSAYGVPMGKSATYDTTFPSLKIGVPMKSMRDDMPTHYTFKIKSFSQLCTLPKIRSDSKVFYAGGYKWKMSLSLNKNKQQKVHYLSLYLGIEETRSIQPGWEIETVFRLFVFDHIRGRYVMLQETNAKFDEPNTKWRVGEFMSLESFSNPSCGFLVKDSCVFGATVFVCRERCSGKGECLQMITEGVTTEYRWKIENISQIKESCKSEPFGSGYHKWTLHFYPGGCEVGLGNYISLFVRPGNSSLLIQGPYVRYSLTVVDQSNGNGNGISECVTYHFPVKGKGWGYPKFMPLCVFSDPSKGFLVEDTCIISANFTIIGSIEIFREF, from the exons ATGAAAACTGAATGGGGATCTGATGAGTTCATCCCACTCAGTGTGTTCAAGAACCAGTCTTACGGATATCTTGTTAATGATACATGTGTGTTCGGGGCAGAGGTATTTATTATTGGAGAGAGTAGAAGCGGACAAAATGAATGTTTATGTCTTTCAAGGGGAGCTGGATATTATTACAAACG ATTGTTTAGTAAAGGACACCATGAAG AGCCTATAATGAAATCAGCCTATGGTGTACCTATGGGAAAGTCCGCTACATATGATACTACCTTTCCTTCTTTAAAAATAG GAGTTCCAATGAAATCAATGAGAGATGATATGCCAACGCACTACacatttaaaattaaatcattttcaCAACTTTGCACGCTTCCTAAAATTAGAAGTGACTCCAAGGTTTTCTATGCTGGTGGCTATAAATG GAAgatgtctctctctctgaacaAAAACAAGCAGCAGAAAGTACATTATCTGTCTCTTTACTTGGGCATCGAAGAAACTAGGTCCATCCAGCCTGGTTGGGAGATTGAAACAGTTTTTCGTTTATTTGTATTTGACCATATTCGAGGCCGGTATGTGATGCTTCAAG AAACCAATGCAAAGTTTGACGAACCGAATACCAAATGGCGAGTTGGTGAGTTCATGTCACTGGAAAGCTTTAGTAATCCCTCTTGCGGATTTCTAGTTAAAGATTCCTGCGTCTTTGGAGCTACCGTTTTCGTTTGTCGGGAGAGATGTTCGGGCAAAGGTGAATGCTTGCAGATGATAACAGAAGGGGTTACTACTGAATATAGGTGGAAGATAGAAAACATTTCGCAGATAAAAGAAAGCTGTAAAAGTGAACCATTTGGTTCTGGATATCACAAATG GACTCTCCATTTCTATCCTGGAGGATGTGAAGTAGGTCTGGGAAACtatatttctctttttgtgCGCCCGGGTAATTCAAGCCTTCTTATCCAAGGACCATATGTTCGTTATTCCTTGACAGTGGTTGACCAGTcaaatggcaatggcaatggcatTAGCGAATGTG TTACTTATCACTTTCCAGTCAAAGGAAAGGGTTGGGGTTATCCGAAGTTCATGCCACTTTGTGTGTTTTCTGATCCATCCAAAGGATTCCTTGTGGAAGATACTTGCATCATTTCAGCAAATTTCACAATCATTGGATCAATTGAAATTTTTCGCGAATTTTAG
- the LOC122077987 gene encoding ubiquitin C-terminal hydrolase 12-like: protein MEKTRPEDDDDKVICNTDGGLSRSTRDEQPTHYTFKITQFSLFSEQSEERCYSQAFQAGGYIWKLVLYPNGNDKGKGHHLSLYLQIGYSVLLSLGWEVQAVFRLFAFDQIRGRYLMLEGNFFHASLLLANYSQTSNHVS from the exons ATGGAGAAGACGAGgccagaggatgatgatgataaggTCATCTGCAACACTGATG GAGGTCTCTCTAGATCAACAAGAGATGAACAACCGACTCACTACACTTTCAAAATCACTCAATTTTCACTGTTTTCAGAGCAATCTGAGGAAAGATGTTATTCGCAGGCATTCCAAGCGGGTGGTTACATAtg GAAATTGGTTCTCTACCCAAATGGGAATGACAAGGGGAAAGGTCATCACTTGTCGCTCTACTTGCAAATAGGATATTCTGTTCTTCTTTCCCTAGGTTGGGAGGTCCAGGCGGTTTTTCGCTTATTTGCATTCGACCAAATCCGTGGCCGATATCTGATGCTTGAAGGTAACTTCTTCCACGCAAGTCTGCTGTTGGCAAACTATTCACAAACATCAAACCATGTGTCTTAA